In one window of Ovis aries strain OAR_USU_Benz2616 breed Rambouillet chromosome 5, ARS-UI_Ramb_v3.0, whole genome shotgun sequence DNA:
- the SOX30 gene encoding transcription factor SOX-30 isoform X2: MERARPEQPLQQRQLPRATPPRPLRPAPPSLPVEGASFRAAAAEPSPSPPTPCAAAIATVASSCGEPSALSVQPAARRLLQVKPEQVLLLPPGPPLPQAREEGAATSPAQARLLQLRPELLLLPPPPPASEGVPCRPELHPLQPRALHVKAEKQDPGPGLDLLAGPRRAVEACPKTSRTVKGEGSGPLNSRRGDEKKGKLEAEEIVSYSAKGEEGKSLAALREGGIKTEAPERLREDCRLSTEPASNGLAHGSKDVILTQPSTAFGPHQQDLRIPLTLHTVPPGARIQFQGPPPSELIRLTKVPLTPVPIKMQSLLEPSVKIETKDVPLTVLPSDAGIPDTPFSKDRNGHVKRPMNAFMVWARIHRPALAKANPAANNAEISVQLGLEWNKLSEEQKKPYYDEAQKIKEKHREEFPGWVYQPRPGKRKRFPLSVSNVFSGTTQNIISTNPTTIYPYRSPTYSVVIPSLQNTITHPVARALIVGLPLAMEIFQVQCQNALVIMKTGTKNMRLCFQL; this comes from the exons ATGGAGAGAGCCAGGCCGGAGCAGCCGCTTCAGCAGCGCCAACTGCCACGGGCGACCCCGCCGCGCCCGCTGCGTCCTGCTCCGCCCTCGCTGCCCGTCGAGGGCGCCTCCTTTCGGGCAGCGGCCGCGGAGCCCTCTCCGTCGCCGCCCACCCCGTGCGCGGCCGCCATTGCGACCGTCGCCTCGTCGTGTGGGGAGCCCTCGGCGTTGAGCGTACAGCCAGCGGCACGACGGCTGCTGCAGGTGAAGCCGGAGCAGGTGTTACTGCTGCCACCCGGGCCACCACTGCCTCAGGCCCGGGAGGAAGGCGCTGCCACCTCTCCCGCGCAGGCGCGGCTGCTGCAGCTGAGGCCCGAGCTGCtcctgctgccgccgccgccccccgcaTCTGAGGGCGTCCCCTGCAGGCCTGAGTTGCACCCGTTGCAGCCCCGAGCGCTGCACGTTAAGGCGGAGAAGCAGGACCCGGGACCCGGCTTGGATCTGTTGGCTGGGCCTCGGAGGGCCGTTGAGGCGTGCCCTAAAACCTCCAGGACGGTGAAGGGAGAAGGCTCTGGGCCCCTCAACAGCCGCCGGGGGGACGAGAAGAAGGGCAAGTTGGAGGCGGAGGAGATTGTGAGCTACTCAGCAAAAGGCGAAGAAGGCAAAAGCCTGGCAGCCCTCAGAGAAGGAGGCATCAAAACGGAGGCGCCTGAGAGACTTCGAGAGGACTGCAGGCTCAGTACAGAGCCCGCGTCCAATGGCCTGGCCCATGGCAGCAAGGATGTCATCCTGACCCAGCCGTCCACTGCCTTTGGGCCACATCAGCAGGACCTCAGGATCCCTTTGACTCTTCACACCGTACCCCCTGGGGCCAGGATCCAGTTTCAGGGACCACCACCTTCAGAGCTGATACGATTGACCAAGGTCCCATTGACACCAGTGCCTATTAAAATGCAGTCCTTACTGGAGCCTTCTGTAAAAATTGAAACCAAAGATGTCCCGCTCACGGTGCTTCCCTCAGATGCAG GAATACCAGATACTCCCTTcagtaaggacagaaatggtcatGTGAAGCGACCCATGAATGCATTTATGGTTTGGGCAAGAATCCACCGGCCAGCACTAGCCAAAGCTAACCCAGCAGCCAACAATGCAGAAATCAGTGTCCAGCTCGGGTTAGAGTGGAACAAACTTagtgaagaacaaaagaaacCCTATTATGATGAAGcacaaaagattaaagaaaagcaCAGAGAGGAATTTCCTG GTTGGGTTTATCAACCTCGTCCAGGGAAGCGAAAACGCTTCCCTCTAAGCGTTTCCAATGTATTTTCTGGTACCACACAGAATATCATCTCTACAAATCCAACAACAATTTATCCTTATCGCTCACCTACCTACTCTGTGGTAATTCCCAGCCTACAGAACACCATCACTCATCCAGTTG